The following proteins are encoded in a genomic region of Fusarium oxysporum f. sp. lycopersici 4287 chromosome 1, whole genome shotgun sequence:
- a CDS encoding FK506-binding protein 4 — translation MSAVPGPVYGLEVPPGEILIPATMEFPASFRITMAAVDPTEEPEADGEGNIPTVPRSTLRLVKRALPGLDEDEDDEIDDEYMKALLAGSDDEEDSDEEANGGPSDPVKAKKQRQAAAIKKLLESAQEESDEEMEDAKPNGKAKGKAKATEEDEDEDDDSDDDSEEGADLENFVICTLDTERNYQQPLDITVNHGEKVFFVVTGTHTIYLTGNYIMDDDEDEDDEDEDDYDLSPDELEYALEGEESDESDELDGVQDPRVQEIESDEEEAPKLVSVQKGKNKRAAEEATEGLDELISKDDAKLSKKQQKKLKNNKGEAVATEEKKDAKKVQFAKNLEQGPTGSAEKAKQGKATTGVKVVQGVTIDDRTIGNGRTVKNGDTVGVRYIGKLQNGKQFDANKKGKPFSFKAGKGQVIKGWDIGVIGMAIGGERRLTIPAHLAYGSRGLPGIPANSTLIFDVKLLEIK, via the exons ATGTCTGCTGTTCCTGGTCCCGTTTACGGCCTCGAGGTCCCTCCTGGAGAGATCTTAATTCCAGCCACCATGGAATTCCCTGCCTCT TTCCGCATTACCATGGCTGCTGTTGACCCTACCGAAGAGCCTGAGGCCGATGGTGAGGGCAACATTCCTACTGTTCCTCGATCCACCCTGCGCCTCGTCAAGCGTGCTCTCCCTGGtctcgatgaggatgaggatgatgagatcgATGATGAATACATGAAGGCTCTCCTCGCCGGCtccgacgatgaggaggactCTGATGAGGAGGCTAACGGTGGCCCTAGCGACCccgtcaaggccaagaagcagagGCAGGCTGCTGCCATCAAGAAACTTCTTGAGTCTGCCCAGGAGGAatctgatgaggagatggaggatgctAAGCCCAAcggcaaggccaagggcaaggcgAAGGCTaccgaggaggatgaggatgaggatgacgactCCGATGATGACAGCGAGGAGGGTGCCGATCTTGAGAACTTTGTCATCTGCACTCTCGATACTGAAAGA AACTACCAGCAACCCCTCGATATCACTGTCAACCATGGCGAGAAGGTTTTCTTTGTCGTTACTGGTACTCATACCATCTACCTCACCGGAAACTACATCatggacgatgatgaggatgaggacgatgaggacgaggatgactACGATCTTTCTCCCGATGAGCTTGAATACGCCCTCGAGGGTGAGGAGAGCGACGAGAGTGACGAGCTTGATGGTGTCCAGGACCCCCGTGTTCAGGAGATTGAGtctgacgaggaggaggcccCCAAGCTCGTTTCCGTCCAAAAGGGCAAGAACAAGCGCGCCGCTGAAGAGGCCACCGAGGGTCTTGACGAGCTCATCTCTAAGGATGATGCCAAGCTGTCCAAGAAGcaacagaagaagctcaagaacaacaagggCGAGGCTGTTGCTaccgaggagaagaaggacgcTAAGAAGGTTCAATTCGCAAAGAACCTCGAACAGGGCCCTACTGGCTCTGCTGAGAAGGCTAAGCAGGGCAAGGCCACCACCGGTGTCAAGGTTGTTCAGGGCGTGACCATCGACGACCGAACTATTGGCAACGGCCGCACTGTTAAGAACGGCGACACTGTTGGTGTCCGATACATCGGCAAGCTCCAGAACGGAAAGCAGTTCGACG CCAACAAGAAGGGTAAGCCTTTCTCcttcaaggctggcaagggACAAGTGATCAAGGGCTGGGACATTGGTGTTATTGGCATGGCTATTGGTGGTGAGCGCCGTCTCACTATCCCCGCTCATCTTGCCTACGGCTCCCGTGGCCTTCCTGGCATTCCCGCCAATAGCACATTGATCTTCGATGTCAAACTTCTTGAGATCAAGTGA
- a CDS encoding hypothetical protein (At least one base has a quality score < 10): protein MVMASDAAEHVTTPSTIAVNNDDVHNLPSEINLLTLNCWGLRYISTQRVARLDEIGHRIAHAVPTPHIVSLQECFTQEDYQAIRHHTRQVLPYGKFYHSGAFGGGLAILSHWPIEESTMFKYPLNGRPTAFWRGDWYVGKGVACAKIRFGPRRKDIIEVFNTHTHSPYEPEPVSTYDCHRVAQSWEISKLLRGAAERGHLVIGMGDFNMLPLSIFHRVITAHAPVHDVWRKLHPDSALGPAYHPSEKDRHRPLPTADFNLVENGATSNSVYNTWRWNKNQQNRLKGGDLCEVPPDTIDPQGQRLDYIFASTGIDPDAPATAPGWIVKSAHVSMTERHPDLLCSLSDHFAVQATLVRHTPSPLPIKADPRSETPSAALQTGAYLAPSSPASSIHSGDAAQTADPDTQLRRGRFFNRDLFHASTYDEILGMIQKYHAREIRQRYWRGVHFFGALLVWLACLVAVWFSPGNYVAFVLMLASSLSLVAGVIDGLLSLLFFSWEIRALKEFEWEIRNAKAVASGDPAALTESGSYSNTNQRSKSQ, encoded by the exons ATGGTCATGGCAAGTGACGCTGCTGAGCATGTCACAACGCCTTCCACCATTGCCGTCAACAATGATGATGTTCATAATCTCCCCTCTGAGATCAACCTCTTGACCCTCAACTGCTGGGGTCTTCGCTACATATCGACCCAGCGAGTTGCAAGGCTTGACGAGATAGGTCATAGAATTGCACATGCTGTCCCTACACCGCATATCGTTTCCTTGCAGGAATGTTTTACGCAGGAGGACTACCAAGCCATTCGGCATCACACCCGCCAGGTTCTCCCGTATGGAAAGTTCTACCACAGCGGTGCTTTTGGTGGCGGTCTGGCCATCTTGAGTCACTGGCCGATCGAGGAGAGTACCATGTTCAAGTATCCCCTCAATGGACGGCCAACTGCATTTTGGAGAGGAGACTGGTATGTAGGCAAGGGTGTTGCTTGCGCCAAAATTCGCTTTGGGCCAAGGAGAAAGGACATTATCGAGGTCTTCAACACACAT ACTCACTCCCCATACGAGCCCGAGCCCGTGAGTACATACGATTGCCATCGAGTTGCGCAGTCATGGGAGATTTCAAAGCTTTTGCGCGGCGCTGCTGAACGTGGACACCTCGTTATCGGAATGGGTGATTTCAACATGTTACCCTTGTCCATATTTCACCGTGTAATAACAGCACATGCGCCTGTTCATGACGTCTGGCGCAAATTACACCCTGACAGCGCTCTTGGTCCTGCCTACCATCCATCTGAGAAGGATCGTCATCGGCCATTACCGACAGCCGACTTCAATCTTGTCGAGAATGGCGCAACTAGCAATTCCGTCTATAATACATGGCGCTGGAACAAAAATCAGCAGAACCGGCTCAAGGGAGGCGATCTCTGCGAGGTCCCACCCGATACGATTGATCCTCAAGGTCAGCGACTCGACTACATCTTTGCCTCGACAGGTATCGACCCCGATGCTCCTGCTACCGCTCCTGGTTGGATCGTCAAGTCGGCTCATGTTTCAATGACTGAGCGGCATCCTGATCTCCTCTGTTCCCTCTCCGACCACTTTGCTGTTCAAGCCACGCTCGTCCGGCATACCCCTTCCCCATTGCCTATTAAAGCTGATCCCCGCTCCGAAACACCATCTGCTGCTCTCCAGACTGGCGCATACTTGGCCCCCAGTAGCCCGGCTAGCAGCATTCACTCAGGTGACGCAGCGCAGACTGCGGATCCCGATACCCAGCTGAGGCGAGGTCGCTTCTTTAATCGCGATTTATTTCACGCGTCCACCTATGATGAGATTCTGGGAATGATACAAAAATACCATGCTCGCGAGATTCGCCAGCGCTACTGGCGGGGTGTGCACTTCTTTGGCGCATTGCTTGTCTGGCTAGCATGTCTTGTCGCTGTCTGGTTTAGTCCTGGAAATTATGTCGCATTCGTCCTCATGCTGGCCAGCAGTCTTAGCTTGGTCGCTGGTGTTATCGATGGTCTGCTCTCGctactcttcttctcttgggAAATCCGGGCCCTCAAGGAATTTGAGTGGGAGATTCGCAATGCCAAAGCCGTTGCATCTGGTGACCCAGCTGCTTTAACAGAGTCTGGTTCGTACAGCAATACCAACCAAAGGTCCAAATCGCAATGA
- a CDS encoding AGC/NDR/NDR protein kinase (At least one base has a quality score < 10), with protein sequence MAPTLLKKASQQFVRLSSCDSKNIIEASPGSKLIITDGSEVQNSRKFRNGGSKRWAPFRGAFKNMRKSARSRAEVSKDAHDLPEDQAKPHLLFRSVPRLERGTRSPDAKEVMIRKLGLHPTAMTSNSTLVIRNSPKRARSSLQLVNPTPSSGLITPPSSEACDTLTTADEKSTAKTSMESSTLPNWEIMDRRYNRRNPWTRSSPEGRALSTIPEAGVVLARPTIATVERASAAKIFLETYFNELLYKPNARALRDQCLESQLCNYLLITPEEKEKIRVQYRRQETCHLRESRAMRAGSLAYHGNQDSSPLANNYEPLQILGKGSFGVVRLVREKPAPGHAFPGQVYAMKVIRKTEMLRNSQEGHLRAERDFLVASEGSQWAVPLIASFQDTTNLYLVMEYMPGGDFLGLLIRQNILQEPIAQFYIAEMILAIEEAHRLNFIHRDIKPDNFLISATGHLKISDFGLAFNDHWSHDAAYYNTHRYSLVRRLNMNINGDETDQKGSKDLLKHLEWYQSLVSGLDRHGKHPLASNEDLRSLIGWRNRHGNRTAARSVVGTSQYMAPEVVLSQKYDGRCD encoded by the exons ATGGCACCAACCCTGCTCAAGAAAGCCAGTCAACAATTCGTTCGTCTTTCGTCCTGCGATTCGAAGAATATAATTGAAGCGTCTCCAGGATCTAAATTGATTATTACAGACGGCTCAGAGGTGCAAAATTCACGGAAATTTCGCAATGGTGGTTCCAAAAGATGGGCACCTTTTCGAGGTGCCTTCAAGAACATGAGAAAAAGCGCACGCAGTC GTGCTGAAGTATCCAAAGATGCTCATGACCTCCCCGAAGACCAAGCCAAACCCCATTTACTTTTCAGATCTGTCCCAAGACTTGAACGTGGAACGAGAAGTCCAGATGCAAAGGAAGTAATGATACGAAAGTTGGGGTTGCATCCCACGGCTATGACATCCAACTCTACTTTGGTGATCCGAAATTCCCCAAAACGAGCACGAAGTTCTCTGCAGCTGGTCAATCCTACTCCCTCCAGTGGACTGATCACTCCGCCCTCTTCTGAGGCATGCGATACACTCACAACAGCCGATGAAAAGTCCACAGCGAAAACTTCGATGGAATCATCTACGTTGCCGAACTGGGAAATCATGGATAGACGATACAATAGACGAAATCCATGGACCCGCTCAAGCCCTGAAGGCCGCGCTCTCAGTACTATTCCCGAGGCCGGTGTTGTTCTTGCTCGACCTACCATTGCAACTGTAGAGAGGGCATCCGCCGCCAAGATTTTCCTCGAGACTTACTTCAATGAACTTCTCTATAAACCAAATGCAAGAGCTTTGCGGGACCAGTGCCTTGAGTCTCAGTTGTGCAACTATTTGCTAATAACAccagaggagaaggagaagattcGGGTGCAATATAGAAGGCAGGAAACGTGCCATCTCAGAGAGTCGAGGGCAATGAGGGCAGGTTCTTTGGCTTACCATGGAAACCAGGACTCCTCCCCCTTGGCCAACAACTACGAGCCACTTCAAATTCTAGGCAAAGGCAGTTTCGGAGTAGTCAGACTGGTGCGTGAAAAACCTGCTCCAGGACACGCTTTCCCCGGCCAAGTCTATGCTATGAAAGTCATTCGAAAGACAGAAATGCTGCGGaacagccaagaaggccatcTGCGGGCTGAGAGGGATTTTCTTGTGGCTTCTGAAGGATCACAGTG GGCTGTTCCACTGATTGCCAGCTTTCAAGACACAACGAACCTCTACCTGGTGATGGAGTACATGCCTGGTGGCGATTTCCTCGGATTACTCATTCGGCAAAACATTCTGCAGGAACCCATTGCACAGTTTTACATCGCAGAGATGATCCTTGCTATTGAAGAGGCCCATCGCTTGAACTTTATTCACCGTGACATAAAACCAGACAACTTCCTCATATCCGCGACTGGTCACTTAAAAATATCCGACTTTGGGCTAGCATTTAATGATCACTGGTCCCACGACGCAGCATACTATAATACCCACCGGTATTCCTTGGTCCGAAGACTAAATATGAACATCAATGGTGACGAGACGGATCAAAAAGGCAGTAAGGATCTCCTGAAGCATCTTGAGTGGTACCAGTCCCTTGTTTCCGGACTTGACAGGCATGGGAAACATCCATTGGCGAGTAACGAGGACTTGCGAAGTCTTATCGGTTGGAGAAATCGACATGGTAATCGCACTGCTGCGCGTTCCGTCGTTGGTACCAGTCAGTATATGGCTCCTGAAGTCGTTCTTAGTCAGAAATATGACGGGAGGTGTGACTAG
- a CDS encoding hypothetical protein (At least one base has a quality score < 10): MEAIDDLFPNPAPSATHYFDESELLEDWSESIPSGVCLKSEDVKELLFGFDTHVQAKAMELIKIPFDAAKLRSIDRDIDSSKELQPSEKATLKQFIRFYGHKERKRPRDMLLRDKDTKKTSLRIRKETAFMGYTWRRMRPGGYIDPKVTEMPNMDESQALTPNIEC, encoded by the exons ATGGAAGCCATTGATGACCTCTTCCCAAACC CAGCCCCATCGGCAACACACTACTTTGATGAATCCGAACTATTGGAAGACTGGTCTGAGTCGATACCGTCGGGCGTCTGTCTCAAATCGGAAGATGTCAAGGAGTTACTTTTTGGATTTGATACCCATGTGCAAGCAAAGGCTATGGAGCTTATCAAAATCCCGTTCGACGCGGCCAAGCTTCGAAGTATAGACCGTGATATTGATTCATCAAAGGAACTTCAGCCGAGTGAGAAGGCTACACTGAAGCAgtttattagattttatgGTCATAAAGAGCGCAAACGACCAAGAGACATGTTGCTCCGGGACAAGGATACCAAAAAGACTTCATTAAGAATTCGAAAAGAGACGGCTTTCATGGGCTATACCTGGCGTCGGATGAGACCCGGTGGATATATCGATCCAAAAGTAACAGAGATGCCCAACATGGACGAAAGCCAGGCTTTGACACCGAACATTGAGTGTtga